In one window of Microplitis demolitor isolate Queensland-Clemson2020A chromosome 4, iyMicDemo2.1a, whole genome shotgun sequence DNA:
- the LOC103574640 gene encoding probable cyclin-dependent serine/threonine-protein kinase DDB_G0292550 isoform X1, translating into MSELRDCSQDGDYNKNNNIYSDLINVDNMNFDCCETCFLDISDPKGLANLKLWLRDSPSLDDQQSTESKKLIDTRTWTRPKKRFSRLSIDAIPEVAASLENSPMKPAAGHLMTSTPHVAQLAQSRLNFDLNERINVIPSVLRSSSSSSSPSAPPYCGPNFGQSSTGQKSLEAFLDISQQNGVDPFLNMETPEFNESLLMNNKQPPSLTDSLLMIEDSDQLISSTQSLGPGIGAGDAGTGTQMDDSQILTTSMMQTSLFGDITDPNNPFAKDLSDGSCIENPNFNGSLNKTVTINQSLSPLRSGGKRIDATFNADELYAALNSESFVINRTFDKNELNHLSYVICADNDGVGQDLDLGDKRSEFNSDGDMKNDFGEGKIRSENSDLGLSRDSAQNHKFENSDQDFQGNSDQNLTYGNSAQDLKYKNSDQDLKYGTLDQDLNYRNSDQDLEHENPDQNLRCKNSDQYLEHENSDQDLKYRKSNQDLKYRRFDKDLTSVNSDRDLKNLRYRNPDQNLKYKSSDQGLRYKNTDKDLEHENSDQDLKYRKLEQDLTYVNSDRDLKNLRYRNPDQDLKYKSSNQGLRYKNSDKDLEHENSDQDLKYRKLEQDLTYVNSDRDLDDLKYENSESDLHSDLSDKNNINSNNEDLLNTTITKMNTTINLNSPFSDHEQLQLPGSLSEFKEPLNIDNKNKCLNSTFLSDSNKILNETYDHSSDLNYANDHVIKNRYQTYRKTIPSKLLQRKTYGFNNQDTRSLENLSDKLINKKSSGIGSGGVGASRIGLGARSGIGSGKNLSRLPQSLQKSNPNLNTGTFKLPGDKNKMRSGLYSLRKPGSSESASGDDEGFGSKKYCKLKYAAQGSTESIESTQSIASAPDLDDCLSVDSDDKDFKERKIMENTWIADPSELPSPILKEGDTPLSRANSCEGNDDSSIKTSSPIISPSSLRTVNYSSANNDKPMKSSLPQKQTIVDRATKNPEKQEIRSGIRPPTNRSSGIPRPASRIPAPGFARSNFSKKNIT; encoded by the exons ATGTCAGAATTACGTGATTGCAGTCAAGATGgcgattacaataaaaataataatatttatagtgatttaataaatgtagATAACATGAATTTTGATTGTTGTGAAACTtg tttCCTCGACATATCGGATCCCAAAGGCCTagcaaatttgaaattatggtTACGAGATTCTCCAAGTTTAGATGATCAGCAGTCAACTGAAAGCAAGAAATTAATCGATACCCGGACATGGACTCGTCCAAAGAAACGTTTTTCCCGCCTGAGTATCGATGCAATACCAGAAGTTGCAGCGTCTCTAGAGAACAGTCCAATGAAACCTGCAGCTGGTCACCTAATGACGTCGACACCCCACGTGGCTCAATTAGCACAATCACGTTTGAATTTCGATTTAAACGAACGCATAAATGTGATACCGTCGGTTTTaagatcatcatcatcatcatcatcaccatcagcGCCCCCATACTGCGGTCCCAATTTCGGACAATCTTCTACAGGACAAAAAAGTCTCGAGGCCTTCTTAGATATTTCACAACAAAATGGCGTCGACCCGTTTCTCAACATGGAGACGCCGGAATTTAATGAGTCGTTACTGATGAATAACAAGCAGCCTCCAAGTCTTACAGATTCCTTGCTGATGATCGAAGATTCTGATCAATTAATTTCCTCTACTCAATCATTGGGTCCAGGAATTGGGGCTGGTGACGCAGGAACTGGAACTCAAATGGATGACTCCCAAATACTAACGACATCTATGATGCAAACGAGTTTGTTCGGAGATATAACAGATCCCAACAATCCGTTCGCCAAAGATCTGTCTGACGGATCTTGTATTGAAAACCCGAATTTCAACGGGTCGTTAAATAAAACGGTAACGATAAATCAGTCGCTGTCACCATTAAGATCGGGTGGGAAAAGAATAGACGCGACATTTAATGCTGATGAATTGTATGCGGCATTGAATAGCGAATCGTTTGTGATAAATCGTAcgtttgataaaaatgaattgaatcATCTGAGTTACGTCATCTGCGCGGACAATGACGGAGTTGGACAAGATCTTGATCTGGGTGACAAAAGATCGGAATTTAATTCTGATGGGgatatgaaaaatgattttggtGAAGGTAAAATCAGATCGGAAAATTCAGATCTAGGACTTAGTAGAGACTCAGCTCAAAATCATAAGTTTGAAAATTCAGATCAAGATTTTCAGGGAAATTCAGATCAAAATTTAACATATGGAAATTCAGCTCAAGAtcttaaatacaaaaattcagATCAAGATCTTAAGTATGGAACATTAGATCAAGATCttaattatagaaattcaGATCAAGATCTTGAACATGAAAATCCAGATCAAAATCTCAGGTGTAAAAACTCAGATCAATATCTTGAACACGAAAATTCAGATCAAGATCTTAAATACAGAAAATCAAATCAAGATCTTAAATACAGAAGATTTGATAAAGATCTTACATCCGTTAATTCAGATCGTGATCTTAAGAATCTCAGATACAGGAATCCAGATCAAAATCTCAAATATAAAAGCTCAGATCAAGGTCTCAGGTATAAAAACACAGATAAAGATCTTGAACATGAAAATTCAGATCAAGATCTCAAATACAGAAAATTAGAGCAAGATCTTACATACGTTAATTCAGATCGCGATCTTAAGAATCTCAGATACAGGAATCCAGATCAAGATCTCAAATATAAAAGTTCAAATCAAGGTCTCAGGTATAAAAACTCAGATAAAGATCTTGAACATGAAAATTCAGATCAAGATCTCAAATACAGAAAATTAGAGCAAGATCTTACATACGTTAATTCAGATCGCGATCTCGATGATCTTAAGTACGAAAATTCTGAATCAGatctccactcagatcttagtGATAAAAACAACATAAATTCCAACAACGAAGATTTACTCAACACAACGATAACTAAAATGAACacaacaataaatttgaattccccATTTTCCGATCACGAGCAATTGCAGTTACCGGGTTCGCTAAGTGAATTCAAAGAGCCATTGAATAtcgacaataaaaataagtgcCTTAACTCAACATTTCTCTCTGATagcaacaaaatattaaacgaAACTTACGATCACTCGAGCGATCTGAATTACGCCAACGATCACGTGATAAAAAATCGTTACCAAACATATCGCAAAACAATTCCCAGTAAATTATTGCAGAGAAAAACTTACGGGTTCAATAATCAGGACACGAGATCCCTGGAAAATTTATCCGATAAATTGATCAATAAGAAGTCTAGTGGAATCGGAAGTGGAGGCGTAGGCGCCAGCAGAATTGGACTCGGAGCCAGAAGTGGAATCGGCagcggtaaaaatttatcccGTCTCCCGCAAAGTCTTCAAAAGTCGAATCCAAATTTAAATACCGGAACATTCAAACTACCaggagataaaaataaaatgagatcTGGTTTGTATTCGCTGCGCAAACCCGGAAGTTCAGAAAGCGCCAGTGGAGATGACGAAGGATTtggcagtaaaaaatattgtaaattaaaatacgcGGCCCAAGGATCTACGGAGAGTATTGAAAGTACTCAGAGTATCGCATCCGCTCCGGATCTTGATGATTGTCTGTCTGTTGACTCAGAT gataAAGATTTTAAGGAGCGGAAAATAATGGAAAATACTTGGATAGCTGACCCATCGGAGTTACCATCGCCAATTTTAAAAGAAGGAGATACTCCGCTTAGTCGAGCAAATTCTTGTGAAGGTAACGATGATTCAAGTATTAAAACATCGTCACCCATAATCAGCCCTTCGTCATTACGAACCGTTAATTATTCgt cggctAACAATGACAAACCTATGAAATCCAGTCTTCCGCAGAAACAGacg atTGTCGATAGAGCGACAAAAAATCCCGAGAAACAAGAAATAAGATCCGGAATCCGGCCGCCAACCAACAGATCGAGTGGAATTCCACGTCCAGCATCTCGTATTCCCGCTCCCGGTTTCGCACGTTcgaatttcagtaaaaaaaatatcacatga
- the LOC103574640 gene encoding probable cyclin-dependent serine/threonine-protein kinase DDB_G0292550 isoform X2 has translation MSELRDCSQDGDYNKNNNIYSDLINVDNMNFDCCETCFLDISDPKGLANLKLWLRDSPSLDDQQSTESKKLIDTRTWTRPKKRFSRLSIDAIPEVAASLENSPMKPAAGHLMTSTPHVAQLAQSRLNFDLNERINVIPSVLRSSSSSSSPSAPPYCGPNFGQSSTGQKSLEAFLDISQQNGVDPFLNMETPEFNESLLMNNKQPPSLTDSLLMIEDSDQLISSTQSLGPGIGAGDAGTGTQMDDSQILTTSMMQTSLFGDITDPNNPFAKDLSDGSCIENPNFNGSLNKTVTINQSLSPLRSGGKRIDATFNADELYAALNSESFVINRTFDKNELNHLSYVICADNDGVGQDLDLGDKRSEFNSDGDMKNDFGEGKIRSENSDLGLSRDSAQNHKFENSDQDFQGNSDQNLTYGNSAQDLKYKNSDQDLKYGTLDQDLNYRNSDQDLEHENPDQNLRCKNSDQYLEHENSDQDLKYRKSNQDLKYRRFDKDLTSVNSDRDLKNLRYRNPDQNLKYKSSDQGLRYKNTDKDLEHENSDQDLKYRKLEQDLTYVNSDRDLKNLRYRNPDQDLKYKSSNQGLRYKNSDKDLEHENSDQDLKYRKLEQDLTYVNSDRDLDDLKYENSESDLHSDLSDKNNINSNNEDLLNTTITKMNTTINLNSPFSDHEQLQLPGSLSEFKEPLNIDNKNKCLNSTFLSDSNKILNETYDHSSDLNYANDHVIKNRYQTYRKTIPSKLLQRKTYGFNNQDTRSLENLSDKLINKKSSGIGSGGVGASRIGLGARSGIGSGKNLSRLPQSLQKSNPNLNTGTFKLPGDKNKMRSGLYSLRKPGSSESASGDDEGFGSKKYCKLKYAAQGSTESIESTQSIASAPDLDDCLSVDSDDKDFKERKIMENTWIADPSELPSPILKEGDTPLSRANSCEAANNDKPMKSSLPQKQTIVDRATKNPEKQEIRSGIRPPTNRSSGIPRPASRIPAPGFARSNFSKKNIT, from the exons ATGTCAGAATTACGTGATTGCAGTCAAGATGgcgattacaataaaaataataatatttatagtgatttaataaatgtagATAACATGAATTTTGATTGTTGTGAAACTtg tttCCTCGACATATCGGATCCCAAAGGCCTagcaaatttgaaattatggtTACGAGATTCTCCAAGTTTAGATGATCAGCAGTCAACTGAAAGCAAGAAATTAATCGATACCCGGACATGGACTCGTCCAAAGAAACGTTTTTCCCGCCTGAGTATCGATGCAATACCAGAAGTTGCAGCGTCTCTAGAGAACAGTCCAATGAAACCTGCAGCTGGTCACCTAATGACGTCGACACCCCACGTGGCTCAATTAGCACAATCACGTTTGAATTTCGATTTAAACGAACGCATAAATGTGATACCGTCGGTTTTaagatcatcatcatcatcatcatcaccatcagcGCCCCCATACTGCGGTCCCAATTTCGGACAATCTTCTACAGGACAAAAAAGTCTCGAGGCCTTCTTAGATATTTCACAACAAAATGGCGTCGACCCGTTTCTCAACATGGAGACGCCGGAATTTAATGAGTCGTTACTGATGAATAACAAGCAGCCTCCAAGTCTTACAGATTCCTTGCTGATGATCGAAGATTCTGATCAATTAATTTCCTCTACTCAATCATTGGGTCCAGGAATTGGGGCTGGTGACGCAGGAACTGGAACTCAAATGGATGACTCCCAAATACTAACGACATCTATGATGCAAACGAGTTTGTTCGGAGATATAACAGATCCCAACAATCCGTTCGCCAAAGATCTGTCTGACGGATCTTGTATTGAAAACCCGAATTTCAACGGGTCGTTAAATAAAACGGTAACGATAAATCAGTCGCTGTCACCATTAAGATCGGGTGGGAAAAGAATAGACGCGACATTTAATGCTGATGAATTGTATGCGGCATTGAATAGCGAATCGTTTGTGATAAATCGTAcgtttgataaaaatgaattgaatcATCTGAGTTACGTCATCTGCGCGGACAATGACGGAGTTGGACAAGATCTTGATCTGGGTGACAAAAGATCGGAATTTAATTCTGATGGGgatatgaaaaatgattttggtGAAGGTAAAATCAGATCGGAAAATTCAGATCTAGGACTTAGTAGAGACTCAGCTCAAAATCATAAGTTTGAAAATTCAGATCAAGATTTTCAGGGAAATTCAGATCAAAATTTAACATATGGAAATTCAGCTCAAGAtcttaaatacaaaaattcagATCAAGATCTTAAGTATGGAACATTAGATCAAGATCttaattatagaaattcaGATCAAGATCTTGAACATGAAAATCCAGATCAAAATCTCAGGTGTAAAAACTCAGATCAATATCTTGAACACGAAAATTCAGATCAAGATCTTAAATACAGAAAATCAAATCAAGATCTTAAATACAGAAGATTTGATAAAGATCTTACATCCGTTAATTCAGATCGTGATCTTAAGAATCTCAGATACAGGAATCCAGATCAAAATCTCAAATATAAAAGCTCAGATCAAGGTCTCAGGTATAAAAACACAGATAAAGATCTTGAACATGAAAATTCAGATCAAGATCTCAAATACAGAAAATTAGAGCAAGATCTTACATACGTTAATTCAGATCGCGATCTTAAGAATCTCAGATACAGGAATCCAGATCAAGATCTCAAATATAAAAGTTCAAATCAAGGTCTCAGGTATAAAAACTCAGATAAAGATCTTGAACATGAAAATTCAGATCAAGATCTCAAATACAGAAAATTAGAGCAAGATCTTACATACGTTAATTCAGATCGCGATCTCGATGATCTTAAGTACGAAAATTCTGAATCAGatctccactcagatcttagtGATAAAAACAACATAAATTCCAACAACGAAGATTTACTCAACACAACGATAACTAAAATGAACacaacaataaatttgaattccccATTTTCCGATCACGAGCAATTGCAGTTACCGGGTTCGCTAAGTGAATTCAAAGAGCCATTGAATAtcgacaataaaaataagtgcCTTAACTCAACATTTCTCTCTGATagcaacaaaatattaaacgaAACTTACGATCACTCGAGCGATCTGAATTACGCCAACGATCACGTGATAAAAAATCGTTACCAAACATATCGCAAAACAATTCCCAGTAAATTATTGCAGAGAAAAACTTACGGGTTCAATAATCAGGACACGAGATCCCTGGAAAATTTATCCGATAAATTGATCAATAAGAAGTCTAGTGGAATCGGAAGTGGAGGCGTAGGCGCCAGCAGAATTGGACTCGGAGCCAGAAGTGGAATCGGCagcggtaaaaatttatcccGTCTCCCGCAAAGTCTTCAAAAGTCGAATCCAAATTTAAATACCGGAACATTCAAACTACCaggagataaaaataaaatgagatcTGGTTTGTATTCGCTGCGCAAACCCGGAAGTTCAGAAAGCGCCAGTGGAGATGACGAAGGATTtggcagtaaaaaatattgtaaattaaaatacgcGGCCCAAGGATCTACGGAGAGTATTGAAAGTACTCAGAGTATCGCATCCGCTCCGGATCTTGATGATTGTCTGTCTGTTGACTCAGAT gataAAGATTTTAAGGAGCGGAAAATAATGGAAAATACTTGGATAGCTGACCCATCGGAGTTACCATCGCCAATTTTAAAAGAAGGAGATACTCCGCTTAGTCGAGCAAATTCTTGTGAAG cggctAACAATGACAAACCTATGAAATCCAGTCTTCCGCAGAAACAGacg atTGTCGATAGAGCGACAAAAAATCCCGAGAAACAAGAAATAAGATCCGGAATCCGGCCGCCAACCAACAGATCGAGTGGAATTCCACGTCCAGCATCTCGTATTCCCGCTCCCGGTTTCGCACGTTcgaatttcagtaaaaaaaatatcacatga
- the LOC103574674 gene encoding odorant receptor 9a — protein MKINPSDQNPVVQNQSSEPENVINNEKDFEWAINYHRKVLKFCGIWIYSNSNRWYLKLITDLHSLFIIGGVLICLTTPEAMALVKIWGNLTLIVDNLLSSAALISTQIKLFVLWTRRKAIARIIDAVKSDWLEPKTEAERKIMRRYARIARIMMVCGLSNIAYNLITFHGSVLFGFVYRTVNNITDIEGYLIPTQSVFPFDITIGYRCWIIRIVQALQCFGAGITYTAIDVFCGMSVLHNCGQLEILADKIKDLVNPDDPRVFQELLKAIVLRHYRIIGLIEEIRNIFSTVLLLLVLCFGILFSVIGFLIASSFESDGTKVPVSQMNFYIGYILFFVGLLFVYSWVGENLLSHSEEIHVAVYSCNWTDLEPHQIAQLIIILVRAQRPLEITIGKFAPATLNTFAQILKTSAGYISVLLARNG, from the exons atgaaaattaatccAAGTGATCAAAATCCGGTAGTACAAAATCAATCTTCAGAACCCGAAAATgtcataaataatgaaaaagatTTCGAATGGGCTATTAATTATCATCGAAAAGTGTTGAAATTCTGCGGGATATGGATCTATTCGAATTCAAATAGATGGTATCTGAAATTGATAACAGATTTACATTCGTTGTTTATTATCGGGGGTGTGCTTATTTGTTTAACGACACCTGAGGCGATGGCTTTGGTCAAAATTTGGGGTAACTTGACACTAATTGTTGACAATTTGTTGTCCTCTGCGGCTCTTATCAGCACACAGATAAAGCTCTTTGTTTTGTGGACCAGAagaaaag ctattGCTAGAATTATAGATGCTGTCAAAAGTGATTGGCTTGAACCAAAAACCGAGGCCGagagaaaaattatgagaagaTATGCAAGAATCGCTAGAATAATGATGGTCTGCGGGTTGTCAAATATTGCATACAATCTTATAACATTCCACGGTAGCGTTCTATTCGGATTCGTATACCGTACAGTCAATAATATAACAGACATAGAGGGATATTTGATTCCAACCCAATCAGTTTTTCCATTTGACATAACTATTGGATACAGATGCTGGATTATTAGGATAGTCCAGGCCCTCCAATGCTTCGGGGCTGGGATAACTTATACTGCGATTGATGTTTTTTGCGGGATGTCTGTATTACATAACTGCGGACAGTTGGAAATTCTTGCCGACAAAATAAAGGATCTGGTTAATCCTGACGACCCACGAGTGTTTCAAGAATTATTGAAGGCTATTGTTCTGAGGCACTATCGTATAATcgg cttGATTGaagaaataagaaatatatttagtaCAGTCCTTTTACTACTCGTTCTTTGCTTCGGAATACTTTTTAGTGTCATAGGATTTCTCATTGCGAGT TCCTTCGAGAGCGACGGAACCAAAGTACCGGTATCTCAGATGAATTTTTACATTGgctatattcttttttttgttggccTCCTGTTTGTTTATTCATGGGTTGGGGAAAATTTACTTTCCCAC aGCGAAGAAATACATGTGGCGGTATATAGCTGTAATTGGACGGATCTTGAACCACACCAAATAGCccaattgataattatactTGTACGCGCTCAGCGACCACTAGAAATAACCATCGGAAAATTTGCTCCTGCAACTCTTAACACTTTTGCACAA ATACTGAAAACTTCAGCGGGATATATTTCCGTTCTTCTTGCTAGGaatggttaa
- the LOC103574672 gene encoding tubulin alpha-8 chain, with protein MDSIVGFSDYSCVPDTRAHRECISINVGQAGVQIGTKCWELYCLEHKIKQDGEINLDRKNSRLDDIDSIDTFFAHTTKDKYVPRAIMCDLEPTVIDEFRSSEYQKLFHPDQLICGKEDAANNFARGYYTVGEKLINTVTEKIRILAENCNGLMGFLICHSIGGGTGSGFTSLLIEHLCQMFPKKSKLEFVIYPSPNMSTAVVEPYNAILSTHLSLNENLCAFMFDNEALYEVCRQKLDLDRPKYYNLNRLISQVVSSITASLRFEGSLNVDLSEFQTNLVPFPRIHFPLCAYSPVASAAKVDHNTMSISELTSECFDTSNSLVKCNLQNGKYMACCLLYRGDIVPKDVNYAISCIKQKRMIQFVDWCPTGFKVGINYQAPTAVPNGDMASVNRAVAMLSNTTAIREVWGRLNRRFNLMYRKGAFLHWYQSEGMEMMEFSEARDDLAALELDYREITCDSNCQDADNEF; from the exons ATGGACTCTATTGTCGGATTCTCAGatt ACTCATGTGTTCCTGATACACGCGCACAT agaGAATGCATATCAATAAACGTTGGACAAGCAGGCGTTCAAATAGGCACAAAATGTTGGGAACTATATTGTCTGGAgcacaaaataaaacaagatgGCGAAATAAATCTAGACAGAAAAAATTCACGTCTCGACGACATCGATAGTATCGACACATTTTTTGCGCACACAACTAAAGACAAATATGTACCACGTGCGATAATGTGCGACTTAGAGCCAACGGTTATCGATGAATTTCGCAGCTCAgagtatcaaaaattatttcatcccGATCAATTAATCTGCGGTAAAGAAGACGCCGCTAATAATTTCGCGCGGGGTTACTACACCGttggtgaaaaattaataaatacagtGACGGAAAAAATTCGAATACTCGCTGAGAATTGCAATGGATTAATGGGATTTCTGATTTGTCATTCCATCGGCGGAG GAACTGGGTCGGGTTTCACTTCACTATTGATAGAACATCTTTGTCAGATGTTTCCTAAAAAAAGCAAACTGGAATTTGTGATTTACCCGTCGCCGAATATGAGTACTGCAGTAGTCGAACCTTACAACGCAATACTTTCGACGCATTTAtcgttaaatgaaaatttatgtgCCTTTATGTTTGATAACGAAGCGCTTTATGAAGTTTGCAGACAGAAATTAGATTTAGATAGACCTAAATACTATAATTTGAATCGGTTAATCAGTCag gttgtGTCATCAATAACTGCAAGTTTAAGATTCGAAGGATCATTGAACGTTGACTTGTCagaatttcaaacaaatcTAGTACCATTTCCTCGTATACATTTTCCATTGTGCGCTTATTCTCCCGTAGCAAGTGCTGCCAAAGTTGATCACAATACGATGTCAATTTCCGAATTGACATCCGAATGTTTCGATACATCAAATTCATTAgttaaatgtaatttacaaaatggaaaatatatgGCATGCTGTCTATTGTATCGAGGTGACATTGTGCCAAAAGATGTCAATTACGCAATTAGCTGCATTAAACAAAAACGTATGATACAGTTCGTTGATTGGTGTCCAACTGGTTTCAAAGTTGGCATCAATTATCAAGCGCCAACTGCAGTACCCAATGGGGACATGGCGTCGGTTAATCGTGCCGTTGCGATGCTCAGCAATACCACGGCCATAAGAGAAGTTTGGGGGCGCTTGAATCGACGATTTAATTTGATGTATCGAAAAGGCGCTTTTTTGCATTGGTACCAGTCTGAAGGAATGGAAATGATGGAATTTTCTGAAGCAAGGGATGATTTAGCAGCACTGGAACTTGACTACAGAGAAATAACTTGTGATTCTAATTGTCAGGATGCGGATAATGaattttga